One stretch of Glycine soja cultivar W05 chromosome 7, ASM419377v2, whole genome shotgun sequence DNA includes these proteins:
- the LOC114420737 gene encoding zinc finger protein 6-like, protein MKLFGFPLKGSGSISISEDTPCVDDGGGKKFKCRYCRRQFANSQALGGHQNAHRRERAKLAQFKYLLRLQQHDQYHHHRFNQASNASPSVSDASATTSAAALFQFHSAAAAGSSHLGTLLLQVPAGGNDVDLNLRLACSSENLKN, encoded by the coding sequence ATGAAGCTATTTGGTTTCCCCTTGAAGGGTTCGGGTTCCATCAGTATTAGTGAGGACACACCATGTGTCGACGATGGAGGTGGCAAGAAATTCAAGTGCCGCTACTGTCGTCGCCAATTTGCCAATTCTCAAGCACTAGGAGGCCACCAAAATGCGCACAGGAGAGAACGTGCTAAGCTAGCCCAGTTCAAATATCTTCTCCGTCTTCAACAACATGATCAGTACCATCATCATAGGTTCAACCAAGCATCAAATGCTTCACCTAGTGTTAGTGATGCTAGTGCAACAACTAGTGCTGCAGCTTTGTTTCAATTTCATAGTGCAGCTGCTGCAGGGTCATCACATCTTGGGACACTGCTCCTGCAAGTACCAGCTGGTGGCAACGATGTGGATCTCAACCTCAGATTAGCTTGCTCCTCAGAGAACTTGAAGAACTGA